A region of Moorena producens PAL-8-15-08-1 DNA encodes the following proteins:
- a CDS encoding hybrid sensor histidine kinase/response regulator, whose protein sequence is MPEGSVKILLIEDNLAEARLLQEFLKEAQFRQFSLVHVKRLRDALQEIAQARAMSIPYDVILLDLTLPDSQGLASLGPLMKQAPSLPIVVLTNTNDDELAIEAVRQGAQDYLVKRQVKGKMLVRSLRYAIERKQAAVALRQENQALESQVQEQTAELVRAKEVNQRKAEFVSMLSHDFRNPLNTILLCSGLLQDKEERLPKEKKLVHLRLIRSAIKNMAQLLDEVSLISKADSGRLLCQPTQLDLKRFCHQLVEELQISTNNNHQLVFTSQGELKEALWDERLLRHIFSNLLTNAIKYSPTGGTVQFELIAQTECVIFRIQDQGMGIPPEEQPQLFEPFHRASNVGTIPGSGLGLAIVKQCVEAHGGEISLKSQLGEGSTFSVRLPY, encoded by the coding sequence ATGCCTGAAGGCTCAGTAAAAATCTTGTTAATTGAGGACAACCTGGCAGAAGCCAGATTGTTACAAGAGTTTTTGAAAGAAGCTCAGTTCAGGCAGTTTAGTCTAGTTCATGTCAAGCGGTTGCGGGATGCACTCCAGGAAATCGCTCAGGCTAGAGCAATGTCAATTCCCTACGATGTGATCTTGTTAGATCTGACTCTACCGGACAGCCAGGGACTAGCATCCCTCGGACCCTTGATGAAGCAAGCGCCTAGTTTACCGATTGTAGTGCTAACCAATACCAATGATGATGAATTAGCGATTGAGGCAGTTCGTCAAGGAGCACAAGATTATCTAGTCAAGCGGCAAGTCAAGGGAAAAATGCTGGTTCGTTCCTTGCGCTATGCTATTGAACGTAAGCAGGCAGCAGTTGCATTACGACAAGAAAATCAAGCCCTAGAAAGTCAGGTTCAGGAACAAACCGCTGAGTTGGTTAGAGCCAAAGAAGTCAATCAGCGCAAAGCCGAATTTGTTTCCATGCTCTCTCACGACTTTCGTAATCCCTTAAATACAATCCTCCTTTGTTCTGGATTGCTCCAAGACAAAGAGGAACGATTACCTAAAGAAAAAAAACTGGTTCATTTGCGCCTAATTCGCTCGGCCATCAAAAACATGGCCCAGTTGTTGGATGAGGTTTCATTAATTAGTAAAGCTGATTCCGGTAGACTCCTGTGTCAACCTACTCAGTTGGATTTGAAACGGTTTTGTCACCAATTAGTGGAAGAGTTACAAATCAGTACCAACAACAACCATCAGCTAGTTTTTACCAGTCAAGGGGAATTGAAGGAAGCCCTATGGGATGAACGATTGCTGCGACACATTTTTAGCAATTTGCTCACTAACGCTATTAAGTACTCACCCACAGGGGGAACAGTTCAGTTTGAACTGATTGCTCAGACAGAATGTGTTATCTTCCGGATTCAAGACCAGGGGATGGGCATTCCCCCAGAAGAGCAACCGCAACTGTTTGAGCCTTTCCATCGTGCTAGCAATGTTGGCACAATTCCTGGTAGTGGCTTAGGGCTAGCTATTGTTAAACAATGTGTGGAAGCTCATGGTGGTGAGATTTCTCTCAAGAGTCAGTTGGGAGAGGGTAGTACATTTAGCGTTAGGTTACCGTATTAG
- a CDS encoding response regulator, translating to MVEDNKADIRLIQEALKNSSVPHQVVTVRNGMDAMAYLHQEGEYADAVRPDLIVLDLNLPKKDGREVLAEIKADPNLKRIPVVVLTTSRNQDDIFQSYDLHVNCYITKSRNLSELFKIVKGIEDFWLSTVTLPSQ from the coding sequence TTGGTTGAAGACAATAAAGCCGATATTCGCTTAATCCAAGAAGCGTTAAAAAATAGCTCGGTACCCCACCAGGTAGTAACGGTCAGAAATGGCATGGACGCTATGGCTTACTTACACCAAGAAGGAGAGTATGCTGATGCCGTCCGTCCAGACCTGATCGTGCTAGATTTAAACTTGCCAAAAAAGGATGGTCGAGAGGTCCTCGCAGAGATTAAGGCTGACCCTAATCTCAAACGGATTCCTGTGGTGGTATTAACTACCTCAAGAAATCAGGATGACATTTTCCAGAGTTACGACTTGCATGTGAATTGCTATATCACCAAATCCCGCAATCTTAGCGAATTATTCAAAATCGTCAAAGGAATTGAAGACTTTTGGCTCTCGACTGTCACCCTGCCATCACAATAA